The region aaaaacataatgttCCATCAAACAGGATTTCTACTTGACTGAAATTAGGTTTTTGTAAACTGAAAGGCTTATGAAAATATAATCAGAATGGAAATGGAATGATAGGAAAAATTACTTTCAGCCATAGAggatcaaacacacaaatacccaGCCTTTTAGGCATTCATAATATACACCgcgtagtatagtacattaagGGTTTATTCTAAAGAGAAATGACCTAACACTGTCTGATACAGGACATTTTAGAGCCAACTGAGAACCTGCACGtgcaaaatgtaactttttttataaaaaataggTTTGTGCATATACATTCTGTATCTGATTGTAAATCCATTTATGTTTAACAACTCACCTCACTCTTTACTTGTGTATCTAGTGAAAAACGGCTGAAGCGTCTCCTGTGGGGAATCTGATTCCCTTATCTCTTGCTTGCAGCATGGGAACGTTtttgcactcacacacacacacaccttgtccTCTTTGCTCCCTGTCTAAATGTCCATCACAGGGTCTGACACCGCTTTCATGGGCTAACTATTTTCTTATTCAAAAATAAGGCAGCCTCCATCCAGCTGCATCAAGAGTTTCAGACTCAGATTACAGCGTGACAGATGATTTCAGATAGACAGATCTTCCATGGACGTGATCTACACTACCAGATAATGAGTCCAATGAAAAATAATAGTCTCAGCAAAACTCCACTGAAATCCAAATCTGTGTGTAGCACATCACCGCCGCTCACATTGTAGACAGATCAATGATGTTTCTGTCTGAGgtctgtttgcatttttaacCATCTGCTTTGGTGCATCAGTGGCAGACATGTTTGGGTTTGGTACCATTAACCGTGCTGCCGGCAGCTTGCTGGAGTCTTGTCGGCCGAAGAAGTCTTAGTCAATTAGTCTAACCATCTGCACCAAGGAATATTTATTCTGTGCTGTACAGGATGCTAAATCAGTTCCCTCCATGTCTATAAAAGACACTTTTTCCACTATTTAAGACAAGTGTAAACCACCAGGCATGTTTATTTCCTTCATTTAGTGACAGTTAATTGTGCTGTTAGCAACACCCtttgttgtgaaatgtttgGTGCAGTGCTATGTGCTAAATTATGTAGACCTATTCCTCATTAATTCAATAGGAGtgcttgtactgtatgtaattgcCAAACTGTTAACTAATTGCTGTTATGGGTACTTCAGAGAGACAAACATTATGATATGTATCatcaaaaactaaatgaaattgTCTTTCACAAATATGTGTCTATTTAGTTTCTATCACAATGAAAAACCAGAGGCCCAACTGTGTTGAAGCAATATTTACTTCATTTGGACGACGCTTTACATTCTGATCCTTGCACCTTGTGTTCATTTTGCACTAAAGATCTTaatgaaatgagaaaatactcagtatttttcatttgtcaagTATTCACACAGGAGTATACAAAATAGGTTATACCATGTGGTTACTTcataaactatttatttattgaattaccaGAAAACATGCTATATGATGATACATATAGTTATTGAGATAAGAACTTAATTACGTCTGGATTGAAGATAAGAGAGAGCACTCATATGCTCAGACCTATCAGGTAAGGAATTCAAATCAGCAATTTTCTTGTCCACTATGTATCTATTCCCACAAGCAGGGAGTGTAGCTGTGTGTCAATACTTTTTAACTGCAAAACAAAGTGTTTATTGCATCTAGTGTTAGAAACTGTCTAGACTTGAAAGTTGGCATTGAGCGATTAGTCAACATCTATCAAACAACAAAGTAAATACTGggattttttgaaaaacaaacactaaaaaagtattgttttgcTACTGGTACTAAAACACATATTAGCATTGGCACAAGTATTCCAAAATTCCAATCTATACCCAGCCCTAAAAGGAACAGGAGGTGATTATGGGGCTGATCCCAATAAACCCATTAGGCCAGTGACTGCAGCTTATTTATAACCCAAACACGAAAAGATTACATTTACACTGTGGTGGTTTCAAAAGCTGTGACGTACATGTagccacacgcacacacacacacacacacacacacacacaatatttcaTTGATGTACATAATGCTATATTGATTATTTAATGGGTTGTGACAGgagtgaaatgaaagaaaaacactttccaGCATTAAGTGAATGAACCAATGAACTCTTCCTCACTTATACATCTAATCAACATGGCAACcttgatttaattttaatatcaaaaagcCTCATCATTACATCTACTGACGTGTTGTGGAAGGTGTATGAACGCGACAGAAAATCAGGATACTCTCTGCTTACCTAATTTGTGGATTCCAGCCTCGCTCTCAGGCAACGTGTTGAACGCAGACACATGACTCAATACACAGTACATTAAATGGCCAAATTAAACTGGGTAATTAGCTCCTGCAAACACGCAACGTCTAAAAACGACACCTAAGTTCCATCCCATCTCAAAACGGAGTAGTCCAAAATGCAGTGTGATACTGTCCGTCCATTAAAGCCTCCAGTGGAACCTGTTTGGACTCCTTAATATGATTTCTCCCTAGTTGAGCCGCAGTAAACCGGCGAACACGACCAGTCTCCATTAATTTTCCCAATTCGTATAAACGCTGATGCTGTCAATGCGACGCAACGTCTTCAGTCACGCACCTGTTCTCCGACTGAACACTATAACGGGAAGAGGACAGGGGAGATGATATTCAGCACAATCTAACCTCAGCTCAGACCGACCTTCAAAATGTCTCGTttctgctctctgattggttgaaagcGTCGTCGCTCATGAAATCCTTTCGAAGTAATAAAAACCGTCACGCGCGTCTGGTAAACGTAGGCGCGTGCACCCGCACCGACCACCATGGGCACAATAGCCTACAACTGCTATTTTAGTGTAAAACGTGCAtactaatttatttttcattttatttaaaaatttagTTTTGTGATTAAATGTCCATGTAAGTGgcttgtatgaaaaaaaaacatggaggaaAAGGGAAGGGAAACGATTTGCAGtatgtaaaagttttttttgccaggAAAGTATCCATGTCTCAAAACTCTTTTAATTGAATTGTACACATTTCAGTTTCTAGCTTTCAGaattttttgctttaaaattaCGTTTTTGTATTCTGGATTGTTATCGATGAGATAAATCCAATAAATTAAGAGCAtcttaacattttcatttagcttGTCATTTAGCTGCAGGGTCAGTTGCAGTAACATCATGTTCTTACCCCTTGGTCATCTGGAGAAAAGAGTTAATGGCTATGGGCCTCTCGCTtgctgtaataaaaatgtatttaaatgtattttttatcaacAGCAAATGTTTTACCATCATGATGCATATAAAAATCATGCAGTCTTCACACTGTTAATGTTTGGTTATCATTAGTTCATATGAGAAAAACAGGGAGTCAGAAGGTTGTATTAGCCTATACTGTGAAGTATTTTACAGTCAGGCAGATATCGACACTACACAAGTCGGTgtacatgaaattaaattatcaTATTCATGCCGTTGTCTACATCACAGCTGTTTAAGGCAGACCTTCAAAGAGTCACATTGAACAATGCTGCCATCTGCTGCTATTTCTGAAAGACATTCAGTGTTGCATTGGCCTCTGGGCAATGTAGTAAAATCTAAGCTTGTTCAGTTAGCATTCAGCAGTTCATGATAACTCGGATGTAGTGTCAACGAAGTACTGTCACAGACTATAAACTACCTTTTTGTTTGAAACGCTCATTGTTAGTTCATTCAAATCAATTATAATGCAATAGCTGACTAAAACACATTGTGTCATCAAGTCCAAAGTCTCTACTAGTTGTTAGCGCTTATCCTGGTTACTCTCGGTTCCAGAAGGGGGGTAAGACTTTATGCAGTTGGCTGGAACTTTAGTtagaaatttgaaaaacatgaaaacaacatttggGTGGTGAACACTTCcacttgtttttatgtaaagtataAGTCATAATTTTGAGTGAAATTATGTCAAATTATAATTTGTTTACCACCAACATCAAAGAATGACTTCAGCCTCTGATTGATGTCgattagattttgttttacttgttcAGTAACAGTTCagtttgttgctttctttttcagGACACTTTGACGGAGTAGTTAAACCAAAGgtgtaaatattacaaaaaatgatggctgaattctaTTTAGTTTCTTCAGTTTCCAAGTCCTGGAATGCATGCTGACTTACTGTCACACTGGCATGGCTTACTGGgaaactaaaaatataaaagctaAAAATCCGTTTAAATAATGATGGGATTTATTGCAGGATGTATATTGTTATTAACCGCCCAAAACACTGGGAACTCCATACACATCAGGCTATATTCATGTTTGCATGaatacacacaaaccaacacatagcaggttgcacacacacaaatatacataacacaaacaaaacataatgtaCTATAGAGAACTTCAACGGGGATCCGGGACCCCTAGTGGGttctcagagttactgcagggtggccaccaaattattgttaatggggtttattttaactaaaatgtcttaacattaaACCAACATGTTATTATAAGCAAATATAAATATGTCTATTTGTGAAGAAACACATTGGCCTAGTCATCCATAGATACAGTTATTCCTAAAGATCTAACGTTACTTTGCCACATTTAACAGTAAAAAGGTGTTTGTGAAGTCTTGAGGCCAttcacatgttgttgttgtttttgcagtaGGCTATGCAGTAGATCCGTCTCCCTCTCAGGtcaggggtccttggcttaaaaaaaacgttgaagacccctttACTAGGCTACGACATAGGCCTACTGCATGTGTTGGTGGACACTCATGACACGCGTGCAGCCTGGCCGTATGGTGGCGCTCTTGCTGTGTCGTCCTGCCACTTGAGCGCTTTAAAGCAGATGTGCAGGTACTGTCTTTAACCGCTGGTTGGTGGATTCATCCCGCTCTGAAACTGGCTACAGACCACATGAAATCTCCAGTAATGCGATGCCAAAGCAGCTTGTTAAACTCCAGAAGTGCGCCACTACCTGTCTGATCTAACGGAACTTATTCAATTCAGcgcctcctccttctcctcctcctccccatcatcatcatcatcatcatcatcatctttacTTCACTTGAACACACCTTTCTCAGGGATTGTTTGTTCCAGGCGCGtattttcctctctgcttctcaCATCTTCCGCATTGAAAGTTAGATTGTGTTTAAAGTGGAAATGAACAGCACCGGGTTCAACCGAACGGAGGGAGGACTGCTCAACACGACCGAGGAGTTATTCTGCTGCAACTTTTCCTCCGTGGTGACTGATAACGGCTTCGTGGCCGCCGCTCCGGATGAGAGGAGTCTCTTCGTCATGCGGGTGGTCCAGATAGCCGTCATGTGCGTTTTGTCCCTCACGGTGGTTTTTGGCATATTTTTCCTGGGTTGCAACCTTCTCATAAAGTCTGAAGGAATGATAAACTTTTTAGTAACGGACAGGAGACCGTCTAAAGAAACGGAGGCAGTAATTGTTGGAGCCTACTGACTGACGAGGACCTTTGGATTGAAACAGATCGGAAGTTTGGTGGAGACAGAATGAAGACAAATGCTATGATCAACTGCCTAAACAAGCCCCTGTTTTCATATTGGTATTTAGAAAAACCTCAAAGGTAATAACCCTGCTGCTGACTGCGGCTCACAGGTGTTCACCTTATTCCTTGTGGCTTTTAAATGCCAGCAAAGACGTATGCATCTTCAAGAGGTATGCGTTTTTAAGACTCTTTGTTTAAAAGTATTCTATCAAGCACTGTTGTACTTCGGAGCACCGTGTGTCATGCAGCATCCTTTGTCAAGGAAGTGGCAAAGTATTCGCATTCGCAGCTTAAAACACCATCTCATGTTGCTAATGCAAGggagaaaataatatttaaacatgtactttatgttgtatgtgtttttgcatACAATATGCAACCTATTAATCGGTGTATTTCTATGGAATTTCATGGCGACAACTGTATGAGTGTCTACGTGGGcggtggagagagaaaaaagcccAACATGCCATGTATACTGTTGATTGGAATAAATCTGTTCTGAAATTAAAGTTTTCCTCTTAATTAAAGTCTATTTTTCTTGAATATCGGCCCCTGCCAAGCCCTCTGCCAAAGGGATATAGATTTCAGAAACTAACGACCTTAAAGAGCTATTTAATTCATATATTAGCCTATCGTggtaattaaataaaaaataaaaaacatgttgataAGACAAATGTAGGTTATTTGCTGTTGAATCCGACAGGAAATTGGCAGTAT is a window of Etheostoma cragini isolate CJK2018 chromosome 11, CSU_Ecrag_1.0, whole genome shotgun sequence DNA encoding:
- the rprma gene encoding protein reprimo A, whose product is MNSTGFNRTEGGLLNTTEELFCCNFSSVVTDNGFVAAAPDERSLFVMRVVQIAVMCVLSLTVVFGIFFLGCNLLIKSEGMINFLVTDRRPSKETEAVIVGAY